Proteins encoded together in one Streptomyces umbrinus window:
- a CDS encoding lysophospholipase, producing MPSSLPTSWDEPEGLAARGTLIVLAGRGEHGGVYERFGRRLAFDAYRVRALGDPVTDPSALDEAAKLLADESLPGPKVLVGSDTGALYAARLAAEQTPGIDALILAGLPTAPWASGSWEAEVEARTACPTHQARLTNDPGFRRGALDTAPELPEPSLDLVRVPVLALHGAEDAVSPLADALSAYEGHPDVRTVTFNGGRHDVLNDALHRTAAATVVLFLERLRLSPELPAIAEGLA from the coding sequence ATGCCCTCCTCGCTGCCCACCTCCTGGGACGAACCCGAAGGCCTCGCCGCCCGCGGCACGCTGATCGTGCTGGCCGGCCGGGGCGAGCACGGTGGTGTGTACGAGCGGTTCGGCCGCCGTCTCGCCTTCGACGCCTATCGCGTACGTGCCCTCGGTGACCCGGTCACCGATCCGTCCGCGCTCGACGAGGCGGCCAAGCTCCTCGCCGACGAGTCCCTGCCCGGCCCGAAGGTGCTGGTCGGCTCGGACACGGGTGCCCTGTACGCCGCCCGGCTCGCCGCCGAGCAGACCCCGGGGATCGACGCGCTGATCCTGGCCGGCCTGCCCACCGCCCCCTGGGCGTCCGGGAGTTGGGAGGCCGAGGTCGAGGCACGCACCGCCTGCCCCACCCACCAGGCACGCCTCACGAACGACCCGGGCTTCCGGCGCGGGGCACTGGACACGGCCCCTGAGCTGCCCGAGCCGAGCCTGGATCTCGTACGGGTTCCCGTGCTGGCCCTGCACGGCGCCGAGGACGCCGTCAGTCCACTCGCCGACGCGCTCAGCGCCTACGAGGGGCACCCCGACGTACGGACCGTGACCTTCAACGGCGGCCGGCACGACGTGCTCAACGACGCGCTGCACCGCACCGCCGCCGCCACGGTCGTGCTCTTCCTGGAACGGCTGCGCCTCTCCCCCGAGCTGCCCGCGATAGCGGAGGGCCTCGCATGA
- a CDS encoding MarR family winged helix-turn-helix transcriptional regulator, with product MAAEKVAPRLEDQWRDILSVHARTMCEIDRELHPHGLGASDFEVLDILASTTTTTGPDSDSVTSTGSGPVEQCRVQNIADRVHLSQSALSRLIGRLEKEGLVERSVCQEDRRGVWVALTGKGRDLHTEVRPLQRAVLARMLAKG from the coding sequence ATGGCAGCAGAGAAGGTCGCTCCCCGGCTGGAGGACCAGTGGCGGGACATCCTGTCGGTGCACGCGCGCACCATGTGCGAGATCGACCGCGAGCTCCATCCGCACGGCCTCGGCGCCAGCGACTTCGAGGTGCTCGACATCCTCGCGTCGACCACGACGACCACGGGCCCCGACTCCGACTCGGTTACGAGCACGGGCTCGGGCCCGGTCGAGCAGTGCCGGGTGCAGAACATCGCCGACCGCGTCCATCTGAGCCAGAGCGCCCTCTCCCGCCTCATCGGCCGCCTGGAGAAGGAGGGCCTGGTGGAGCGGAGCGTCTGTCAGGAGGACCGCCGCGGGGTCTGGGTGGCCCTCACCGGCAAGGGCCGCGACCTGCACACCGAGGTACGTCCGCTGCAGCGCGCCGTCCTCGCCCGCATGCTGGCCAAGGGCTGA
- a CDS encoding LysR family transcriptional regulator, translating to MPQPVLDIVALRSLTAIADCGGFHRAAHSLALSQSAVSQHVRRLEKTLGSPVVEREGRGTRFTPEGRLLVEQARRILAVHDEAVRVLLDTEGDTVTIGSTEHAADQFLPRLTAAVQEVRPGCRVRFRIDRSARLVEAVERGSVDVAVYVTEAAATEGTPVGGLPLTWHATPGWAPPPAPAPVPLVAIEDPCAIRRRAIATLAAHGVAATVVGDAGYLAGVLDVARTGVGVALLAAVGPAPDGLSPYDGLPSVTPIPMSALARPGADPATVAAAFEAVRDLLRPAG from the coding sequence ATGCCCCAACCTGTCCTGGACATCGTGGCCCTGCGCAGCCTGACCGCGATAGCCGACTGCGGCGGCTTCCACCGCGCCGCCCACTCCCTCGCCCTCAGCCAGTCCGCGGTCAGTCAGCATGTGCGCAGGCTGGAGAAGACGCTGGGGAGCCCGGTCGTCGAACGTGAGGGGCGGGGCACCCGGTTCACCCCGGAGGGGCGGCTCCTCGTGGAGCAGGCCCGCCGCATTCTCGCCGTCCACGACGAGGCCGTGCGGGTGCTGCTCGACACCGAGGGCGACACCGTCACCATCGGGTCCACCGAGCACGCCGCCGACCAGTTCCTGCCCAGGCTGACCGCGGCCGTCCAGGAGGTGCGGCCCGGCTGCCGGGTGCGCTTTCGCATCGACCGCTCGGCACGGCTCGTCGAGGCCGTGGAGCGCGGCAGCGTGGACGTCGCGGTGTACGTGACGGAGGCGGCGGCCACCGAAGGGACCCCGGTCGGCGGCCTCCCGCTGACCTGGCACGCCACTCCCGGCTGGGCGCCGCCGCCCGCGCCCGCCCCGGTGCCGCTGGTGGCCATCGAGGACCCGTGCGCGATCCGCCGCCGGGCCATCGCGACTCTCGCCGCGCACGGCGTCGCGGCCACGGTGGTCGGCGACGCCGGCTATCTCGCGGGGGTCCTCGACGTGGCACGCACGGGCGTGGGCGTGGCGCTCCTCGCCGCGGTCGGGCCCGCGCCGGACGGACTGAGCCCGTACGACGGACTGCCGTCGGTCACACCGATCCCGATGAGCGCGCTGGCGCGGCCGGGCGCCGACCCGGCGACGGTCGCGGCGGCGTTCGAGGCCGTACGGGACCTGCTCCGCCCGGCGGGATGA